In Ornithinibacter aureus, the genomic stretch ACCCGCTCCGCTGCCAGCGTCCTCCACCGCGCCTACACAGGAACCCTCAGCGAACAGCGTGCTACCCGGCAGGACCGGATCGACATGGCCGCCCTCACCAACCGCGGCGCCCTCACCCCCGGACACGGCCCCGTCCTGTCCGCGGACGCGACCTACTCGCTCATGCTCGACGAGGACCCGACCGCTACGACGTAGACAGACAGGACACCCCCGACTCGGGGGACGCGATTGCCCCGGACCGAGTACGGCCCGGGGCAATCGGTCGTGCTGTTCTCATCCTCTTGTCACTCCCGTTCTCACGGGCCTCCCGTGACGCCTCCCACGCCTGTGACCTGCACAGACAGTGGTGACATCCGGTGCGACGCTGGTGACAAAACCGTGCGACGGTGGTGACACCAGCGTCTCATTACGGTGACATTCGGGTGAGAACTTGCATACTGGTAGGGGTGCACTATTCGGGGTGAGCACAGTTCTCCTTTCGCAGCCTGCGAGTTCTCGACCCTGGAATGACCGACGCGGCGTCCGCACCGCCGGGGGAATGCTCACAGGGAGGGCATCGTGTGAGCGCGGGCGGTACTTCAGATACTCGATGGGAACTTCCTGGTCCGTGCTCTAGGGTGGTGGGCATGTTGGTTCAGGGCACTGCCTCGCTGCGCCTGCGCAGCCGCTGACGGCGGCGAGCAGCACTTCTCTTCGTGACGCTCCCGCCCCCGGAGTCATGCCGGGCGGCCGCTATGCCATGCCCGGCTCCGCCACGAACAACGGAGCGAAGCAGTGCCCACCTACCGCCACGGCCGTCACGAGCACGGCCAGAACTACCTCACCGACCGCCAGACGATCCGACGCATCATCGACCTGGTCCGCGACACGTGCGGACCGATCTTGGAGATCGGACCAGGCGAGGGCGCGTTAACCCGCCCACTCCTGAGCCTTGGTAGACCCGTCCACGCCGTCGAGATCGACCCCCGTCTCGCCCGAAAGCTCAACCAAGAGCTTGGTCTCGCCACGATCACCGAGGGCGACTTCCTCAAGCACAGGATCCCTGACTATCCGCACGTGCTCGTCGGGAACCTCCCCTTCCACCAGACCACTGCCATCCTCCGCCACATCCTGCATGCACCCGGGTGGACCGACGCGGTGCTACTCGTCCAGTGGGAGGTTGCCCGACGACGGGCCGGCGTGGGTGGAGCCAGCATGATGACCGCTCAATGGTCACCATGGTTCGAGTTCACCCTTCACGGTCGCGTGCCGGCCCGAGCGTTCACCCCGGCTCCGGGAGTCGACGGAGGCCTGATGGCGATCCGGCGCTGCCCAGACCCGCCCATCCGCATGCGCGATCGTCGCCGCTTTCAGGCCCTTGTCCATCGGGTGTACACCGGTCCGGGACACGGATTGGCTCAGATTCTCGCTCGCAATACCGCCCTCGGAAGTCCGAAGGACGCCACGTCCTGGTTGCTCAAGCACAGACTCGCGGGATCCGACGTGCCCAAGTCGATGAGCACGATGGCATGGGTCGACCTGTTCCGCACGACGGGGACGTCTCCGCCACCGACACGCACCAATCGCGGTCAACGCAGCCGCCGGCGAGGTTGACGACCGACGGCGGGAGGCCTGGCGCCCGCGTGGATCCTGAGGTAAGCGCCTGGCGGTGTTCAACCCGACCAGCGTTCCTCACGCCGGATCCTGAGCTCGGCGCAGGACGACGTACTCAGTCCACTGGCGCTCGACCAGGGCAGCCCACTGGGAAGCGGTGGTGTGTGCCAGGCCGAGGTAATCCGCGAGTACGGGGACGGGCAGCTCCTTAGCGAGATGCGCGAGTGCGGCGTTCCTGGAAGGACGGACTCCGATTCCCAAGCACTGCTTCGTGCGTGCTGCCAGACTGCCGGGGTTGAGGTGTCGGCCGGGGTGTTGACGGGGGAAGAGCCAGCCGCTCATCGACTCTTCGGCCACTTTCCGCTGCTGCAGCACGAGATCCGCTAGAGAGTCAGGGAGGTGGATCGGCGTTCGCCCGACGATGAGTTCGACGCGGCCTTCATGTTCGACGACCTGTTCCACGCTCATCGTGGTCAAGGCGGTCGGCCCGAGGGCGAAAAGGAGAAGGAGGGCGCCAGCCACACGGATGTTTAACGGAAGTGAGGAGTCGACGATGCACCGGTGAAGCGTCTCCCAGCGCCGATCCGTGGGGAGGAACTCCGATGGCTGGCTATGTCGCCGCAGCGGTACCCGCAGCTCGTCCACCAAGCCTTGGCGATGGGCCCAGCTGATGAAGTCACGGATCTCCACGCGAGCCGGCGGTCCATTGGCGAGCCAACGGTCGAACCCCGACTGCGACAACTCTTGGAGCCCATGCCCTTCGGCTTCCAGCCACGACAGAAGGCGTAGGGCGAGGAGGAGACGTTCGCGTGCGTGATGACGAGTTGCCGGGCGGTGAGGGCGCCCCTTCGCCCGTCGCAGTACGTGCCACATCGCGTACCGTCGAACGATCGTCTGGTGCTGGGGCTGTACGGCGCCAAGTCGCTGGGTCAGCCACTCAAGGGTGTCGTCTAGTTCCGATGCACGACCTGGCAAGACTCCGGTGAACATGAGAAGTGCTCGAAGGAAGTTGGCGGCTGCGGTGTTGTTCTCGGCATCGAGCGCCTCGTGGCTCAGACCTTTGCCGTTGAGGAGTTCGCGAAGGATGGCCGCGGATCGGCTGCGCGTCCAGCCAATCGCGGTCATGGGGCGGTTCTCGATGTCGAAGTAGTCCAGCAGCGGTCTGAGGCTCTCAACCACATCACCGTCGCGTGAGATCACAGACATCAGTTCTTCCTGAGCGGTGCACCTCGGACATCGTCCACGAGAGTAGGGAGCAGCGAGGACACCGCAGGCGTGGCAGGTCCACGGGCGTCGTTGGCCCGCGCATGCACCGCAGATCCGGCGATCACCGCTGGCGATCCCGACCAGGGGTCTACTCTCGCCGCACTGAAAGCAAGGGTGAGGCTTGGTGCGGATCTGTTGGTAGCAGGCGCTGCACACAGGTCCGAGGGGAAGCTCGGCCCACACGGGCGAGGTACGACCGCACGCCCCGCAGGGTCGTTGCGGGCGACTGAGGACGTAGCAGGCGTAACAGAGATGCCCGCCATTGACCCGCCTGACTTTGGGCGACGTGCCCTTGCCACAGTCCCGGCAAGAGACCGGTCTCGGGTCCCAGCATCGGTCGCATAGTCGCTCCCCCCGTGGTCCCCGCCGGGGGACCTGCGCGTGCTCTCGACCGCAGTCAGAACACGCCTGCTTGTGGTGACGCTTGTAGCAGGCCCAGCACAAGGCACCACCGGCGACGTTGAGGCTCTTCACCGTGTGCGTGCGCCCGCAACTCAGGCAGACGAAGCTCTCCCGCGGTCGGCAGGTCTGGCACAGGGGCTCGCCACCTGGAGTTCGGGCTGCTACGGGGTTGACCCGGCCGCAGAGGGAGCATTCCTGGCGACGCGCCGGATCATGCCTGATGCACGCCGTGCAGACCAGGCCATCCGTGGAGTGGCGGCCGCCGACTGGCCTGATGCGGCCGCAACGCCCGCAGGGGACAAGCCGATTGGCGAGATAGCAGGTGCCGCAGACTCGGTCGCCGTTGGCGCCCCAGCGGTTGAGAACCACTTGACGCCCGCAACCCGAGCACTTGGCTGGGACGACGAGCCCTGGGTGTGTCTCGGCAAGGGCCTTGAGAAGGCGCAGGCGACTTGCAGGGCCGTCCGATCGTCCTGACACCAGAGCATCGGGGTGGCTGTCCAAGTAGCTGAGCAACTTGGCTTGGACCTTGGGGTACAGGTTGAGCCCACCGAGAATCTCGGCAACAGAGTCCCGGACGTCGGGGTTG encodes the following:
- the erm gene encoding 23S ribosomal RNA methyltransferase Erm, whose product is MPTYRHGRHEHGQNYLTDRQTIRRIIDLVRDTCGPILEIGPGEGALTRPLLSLGRPVHAVEIDPRLARKLNQELGLATITEGDFLKHRIPDYPHVLVGNLPFHQTTAILRHILHAPGWTDAVLLVQWEVARRRAGVGGASMMTAQWSPWFEFTLHGRVPARAFTPAPGVDGGLMAIRRCPDPPIRMRDRRRFQALVHRVYTGPGHGLAQILARNTALGSPKDATSWLLKHRLAGSDVPKSMSTMAWVDLFRTTGTSPPPTRTNRGQRSRRRG